From the genome of Dryobates pubescens isolate bDryPub1 chromosome 5, bDryPub1.pri, whole genome shotgun sequence, one region includes:
- the THBS1 gene encoding thrombospondin-1 produces the protein MGPAAVLFLLLTLGASEAKRAAESRSDDNSVFDLFELVGFIRKGAGRRAPGVHLVKGPESSSPAYRIEDAGRIPAVPDSKFQDLLDAIHAEKGFILLATLRQAKKSRGTLLSVEQKDGSGHVFSLVSNGKAGTLDLSLSGDGKQQLVSVEDALLATGHWKNITLFVQEDRAQLYVGCEKMENAELDIPIQNIFTRDLASSASLRMAKGGVNDNFQGLLQNVRFVFGTTLETILRNKGCSSSTSAIITLDNPINGSSPAIRTNYIGHKTKDMQAVCGFSCDELTNMFVELQGLRSMVTTLQDRVRKVTEENELIAKVVQITPGVCIHNGILHKNKEEWTIDSCTECTCQNSATICRKVSCPLMPCSNATVPDGECCPRCWPSDYTDDGWSPWSEWTSCSVTCGNGIQQRGRSCDSLNNRCEGSSVQTRTCHLQECDKRFKQDGGWSHWSPWSSCSVTCGTGIITRIRLCNSPVPQLNGKPCEGEARENKACQKDPCPINGNWGPWSPWDTCTVTCGGGLQKRSRLCNNPEPQYGGKACVGKARGTQVCNKQDCPIDGCLSNPCFAGTTCTSSPDGSWKCGACPAGYHGDGIHCEDIDECKEVPDACFAFNGVHRCENTEPGYNCLPCPPRFTGTQPFGRSVEDAMANKQVCKPRNPCTDGTHDCNKNAKCNYLGHFSDPMYRCECKPGYAGNGIICGEDTDLDGWPNENLVCVANATYHCKKDNCPNLPNSGQEDYDKDGIGDACDSDDDDDGIPDDRDNCPFIYNPQQYDYDRDEVGDRCDNCPYNHNPDQTDTDNNGEGDACAVDIDGDGVLNERDNCQYVYNVDQRDTDLDGVGDQCDNCPLEHNPDQEDTDSDLIGDQCDNNQDIDEDGHQNNLDNCPYVPNANQADHDKDGKGDACDHDDDNDGIPDDKDNCRLVANPDQADSDGDGRGDACKDDFDQDSVPDIDDICPENVDISETDFRKFQMIPLDPKGTSQNDPNWVVRHQGKELVQTVNCDPGLAVGFDEFNAVDFSGTFFINTERDDDYAGFVFGYQSSSRFYVVMWKQITQSYWDSTPTKAQGYSGLSIKVVNSTTGPGEHLRNALWHTGNTPGQVRTLWHDPRHIGWKDFTAYRWRLSHRPKTGYIRVVMYEGKKIMADSGPIYDKTYAGGRLGLFVFSQEMVFFSDLKYECRDP, from the exons ATGGGGCCGGCAGcggttctcttcctcctcctcacgcTCGGCGCCTCCGAAGCCAAGCGTGCCGCAG AGTCCAGGAGTGATGATAACAGTGTCTTTGATCTCTTTGAACTCGTTGGCTTCATTCGGAAGGGAGCTGGGCGCCGGGCACCTGGGGTGCACCTGGTGAAGGGACCAGaatcctccagccctgcttacCGCATCGAAGATGCTGGGCGCATCCCTGCTGTCCCCGACTCCAAGTTCCAAGACTTATTAGATGCCATCCATGCCGAGAAGggcttcatcctcctggccACTCTCCGGCAAGCCAAGAAGAGCAGGGGCACGCTGCTCTCTGTGGAACAGAAAGATGGCTCTGGGCACGTCTTCAGCCTGGTATCCAACGGCAAGGCAGGCACCCTGGACCTCAGCCTGTCTGGCGACGGCAAGCAGCAGCTCGTCTCAGTAGAGGATGCCTTGCTAGCTACAGGACACTGGAAGAACATCACCCTGTTTGTGCAGGAGGACCGAGCTCAGCTCTATGTGGGGTGTGAGAAAATGGAGAATGCTGAACTGGACATCCCCATTCAGAACATCTTTACGAGGGACCTGGCCAGCAGTGCCAGTCTCCGTATGGCCAAAGGGGGAGTCAACGACAACTTCCAG GGACTGCTGCAGAATGTGCGGTTCGTGTTCGGAACCACTCTGGAAACCATCCTGAGGAACAAAGGCTGCTCCAGCT CCACCAGTGCCATCATCACCTTGGACAACCCCATCAACGGCTCCAGCCCAGCTATCCGCACGAACTACATCGGCCACAAGACCAAGGACATGCAGGCAGTGTGTGGCTTCTCCTGTGATGAGCTGACCAACATGTTcgtggagctgcaggggctgcgcTCCATGGTCACGACGCTCCAGGACAGAGTGCGCAAAGTG ACTGAAGAAAATGAGCTCATTGCCAAAGTGGTCCAGATCACCCCGGGAGTGTGCATTCATAACGGAATCTTGCACAAAAACAAAGAGGAGTGGACTATTGACAGCTGCACTGAATGCACCTGCCAG AACTCTGCCACCATATGCCGCAAAGTGTCCTGTCCTCTCATGCCCTGCTCCAACGCCACCGTGCCCGACGGGGAGTGCTGCCCTCGGTGCTGGC CGAGCGACTACACTGACGACGGATGGTCTCCCTGGTCCGAGTGGACGTCCTGCTCTGTGACCTGCGGCAACGGGATCCAGCAGAGGGGGCGGTCCTGTGACAGCCTCAACAACCGCTGCGAGGGCTCTTCTGTGCAGACCAGGACTTGCCACCTTCAGGAGTGTGACAAGAGAT TTAAGCAGGATGGTGGCTGGAGTCACTGGTCCCCATGGTCATCGTGCTCTGTCACCTGCGGCACGGGCATCATCACGAGAATCCGGCTGTGCAACTCGCCAGTGCCACAGCTCAATGGCAAACCTTGTGAGGGCGAggcaagagaaaacaaagcctGCCAGAAGGATCCTTGCCCAA TTAATGGCAACTGGGGCCCATGGTCTCCATGGGACACCTGCACAGTGACCTGTGGAGGAGGACTTCAGAAGCGGAGCCGCCTCTGCAATAACCCTGAGCCTCAGTACGGGGGCAAGGCTTGTGTAGGGAAGGCCAGAGGGACTCAGGTCTGCAACAAGCAGGACTGCCCAATTG ATGGGTGTCTGTCCAACCCCTGCTTTGCGGGGACCACCTGCACCAGCTCCCCTGATGGCTCCTGGAAGTGTGGTGCCTGTCCTGCTGGCTATCATGGGGATGGAATCCACTGTGAAGATATTGATGAG TGCAAAGAGGTTCCTGATGCCTGCTTTGCCTTCAATGGAGTGCACAGGTGTGAGAACACCGaacctggctacaactgccTGCCTTGTCCACCACGCTTCACTGGGACACAGCCCTTTGGACGCAGTGTGGAGGATGCCATGGCCAACAAACAG GTGTGTAAGCCACGTAACCCCTGCACAGATGGCACACATGACTGCAACAAGAATGCCAAGTGCAACTACCTTGGCCACTTCAGTGACCCCATGTACCGCTGCGAGTGCAAGCCAGGCTATGCTGGCAACGGCATCATCTGTGGCGAAGACACTGACCTGGACGGGTGGCCCAACGAGAACCTCGTCTGTGTGGCCAATGCCACCTACCACTGTAAAAAG GATAACTGCCCCAATCTGCCCAACTCTGGGCAGGAAGACTATGATAAAGATGGGATTGGTGATGCCTGTGACAGTGATGATGATGACGATGGAATTCCTGATGACCGG GACAACTGTCCCTTCATCTACAACCCCCAGCAGTATGACTATGACAGGGATGAGGTTGGTGACCGCTGCGATAACTGCCCCTACAACCACAACCCTGATCAGACTGACACTGACAACAATGGGGAAGGAGATGCCTGTGCAGTGGACATTGATGGGGATG GAGTCCTCAACGAAAGGGACAACTGCCAGTACGTCTACAACGTAGACCAGAGGGACACAGACCTGGATGGTGTTGGAGATCAGTGTGACAACTGTCCTCTGGAACACAACCCTGACCAG GAAGACACCGATTCTGACCTCATAGGGGATCAGTGTGACAACAACCAGGACATTGATGAAGATGGCCATCAAAATAACCTTGACAACTGCCCCTATGTGCCCAATGCCAACCAAGCTGACCACGATAAGGACGGAAAAGGCGATGCCTGCGACCATGATGATGACAATGATGGTATCCCTGATGACAAAGACAACTGCAGACTGGTTGCCAACCCAGACCAAGCCGATTCAGATG GCGATGGACGTGGGGATGCTTGCAAAGATGACTTTGACCAAGACAGCGTGCCAGACATTGATGACATCTGCCCTGAAAACGTGGACATCAGTGAGACTGACTTCAGGAAGTTTCAGATGATTCCCTTGGATCCCAAAGGAACATCCCAGAACGATCCCAACTGGGTGGTTCGTCACCAGGGCAAAGAGCTGGTTCAGACAGTCAACTGTGACCCTGGCCTTGCTGTTG GGTTTGATGAATTCAATGCTGTGGACTTCAGTGGCACCTTCTTCATCAACACAGAGAGGGATGATGACTACGCTGGCTTTGTGTTTGGCTACCAGTCTAGCAGTCGTTTCTATGTTGTGATGTGGAAGCAGATCACCCAGTCCTACTGGGACTCTACGCCAACCAAAGCTCAGGGCTACTCGGGTCTCTCCATCAAAGTTGTGAACTCCACCACGGGCCCAGGAGAGCACCTTCGGAATGCTCTGTGGCACACGGGGAACACCCCCGGGCAG